The sequence AGCCGTCACTTAATTGCTTGCTGCCGGCAGTGCTTTGCGTAACGCCATCCTGAAGCTGCTTATGTGCAGCAGACAATTGCTGCAAGCCGCCGGCCAACGTGCTGCTGCCGGATTCCAGTGCCGCTGCACCGGTATTCAGATCAGTTACGCCTTTAGTAAGCGGCGCTACACCATTCAGCAGCTTCCCAGTACCATCTGTCAGCAGCAGAAGATTCTCCTGCAGCTTGACAGCACCGTCATCCAGCTTCCCTGCACCATCGGCGATTTGGGTTGCTCCATCTCCGGCTTCACTGATCCCGCTGGAGATTTCTGTAATCTTATCAAATACTGATTCTGTATAAGCTTCGGTTACCTTAGCCGAAACCTTTGTCTTAATATCCTTTACAGCCGTACCGCCGATCTGGCCAGCCAGAAAGTTGTAGCCTTCATTCGGCTCATAAATAATCTTAGCCTGCTGTGGCTCATCATCCAGAAGTGTCGTAGCTTTCGCAGAGAAGTCTTCTGGGACCACAATCGCCATATAATAACTATTGTCCTTAAGTCCGGCATCTGCTTGCTCGCGGGTGACAAAATTCCACTGGAAGCCATCGGTCTTTTTGAGCTCTGCAATCATGTCATTTCCGGCAGTAAGCTTTTGGCCTTCATATTCGGCACCCTTATCTTCATTCACAACAGCGACGGGCAAATCACTCATTTTGCCGTATGGATCCCAGAATGCTTTCAGGAACAATCCACTATACAGCACTGGAATGAACAGGACAACGAACATCGGAATAAGCACTTTCGGATTTCTAAGCGCCGCACCAAGGTCCTTGGTAAATACGGATAATGATTTCATTCTGGTTCTCTCCTTATGCTCATATGCTCTCTTTAATTGCTTTGTATGAAATGCTATTTTGTGAAATTTTCAGTAATACTGTATGACCATTTCCCCCACTTAGTCAGTCATGGGCATAAAAAATTACCGAGCGCTATCCTTGTTGGCAACTACTCGCTTATTGATTCGTGAGCCTCACACTTACAGCGCCAGTCCTTCAGCCAAAAATAAATGAAAGTACGTCTTGATTTCCTCTTTGCTCAAAGGTTCGTGTATCTTGTTCAGTACAGCAGTCAGTACAATATATAGTCTGAACATTACCATTGATATAATTTTGGAATCACAGGGCTTAATCTCTCCCTGACGAATCGCGAATTCCACCTCCCTTTCCAAATACTCAAGAACAACGTTCTCGATCTTGTCTAGTCCTTCTTGCGCCTGCGGCGTTCCGACTTCGCGATTCTCCTGGGAAAGCTTAATGAATAGCTCGTGTTCGCTTCGAAAATCCAGCAGAGCATCCAGCACACGGTGCAGATTATCAAAGAAGGGTTTGTCACGTTTGATTTCCCGTTCGGCAATCGACTTCATTTCTAACGTTACATCGCGCAGGATCTCATCAAACAACTGCTCTTTATTTGTAAAAAAGGTGTAAATAGTTCCCTTGCCCACGTTCGCTATTTTAGCGACCTGATCCATTGTAGTTGCTTTATAGCCGAATAGTGAAAAAGATTTAGTCGCGGCCTTCAGCACTTGCTGCCTTCGATCTATCACAGCCATCTATACACTTCCTTTCTCCAGAAAATATCGTTGCCATGCGCTATTGACCATTTTACTAATCCGGTCACTTGGTCATTTATTACTTTAGCACTTTGTCGTTGCCTTTGCAAGACTCCGGGCAAATATTTATATTTTTAATTTTTGCAGTGTTTTAACTTTCTATTTACGTCTAATTTGTATAATGTGAGAAGTGAAGCGTTTTTCCTAGTATAATAAGAAGAGACTTAGCAATTCTATCGAGTAGGAAAGTAGCAGGTGAACTTATGCGAAAGAAAAGAGTACTGCTGTTTTCGGAAGGCTTCGGTACGGGCCACACAGGGGCAGCCTATGCTCTAGCCGAAGGAATCAAGCTGCTGAACCCCGATGTTCAGTGCCGAGTTATTGAACTGGGTAAGTTCCTTAACCCGACTGTAGCTCCTTGGATTCTTTCCGCTTACCGAAAGACGGTCAGCAGTCAGCCAAAGCTGGTCGGCATGATGTATAAAACACAATATGATAAATCACTGAACCGGTTGACCAAGCTGGCGCTTCACCGGATTTTTTATACACATGCCTCACAGGTCATTGAGCAGCTAAAGCCGGATTTGATTATCTGCACCCATCCCATCCCGGGGGCCGTCATCTCCAGATTAAAGCGCCGTGGACTCAACGTGCCGCTCTATACATTGATCACCGATTATGATGCCCACGGCAGCTGGGTCAATTCGGAGGTTAATGGCTATCTAGTGTCTACTCCACGGGTCAAGTCGATCCTGACCGGTCGGGGAATCGCTCCTGAGCTTGTCACAGTGACCGGAATTCCGGTTCATCCAAAGTTCTGGGAACGTTCCAACAAGACTCTGCTGCGTAAAGAACTGGGTCTTTCCGATATTCCGACAGTGCTCATAATGGGCGGAGGCTGGGGATTGATGTTCGGCAAAAAAATCATGAACTCCCTCACAGCGAGGATGGGTGAGATCCAACTCATATTCTGCATGGGCAGCAATGACAAATTAGTAGCAAAGATGCGAGCTAACCCTCTACTCCAGCATCCCAATGTAAAAATTCTTGGCTACAGCAGTGAAATCAATAAGCTGATGGATGCTTCCGACCTGCTGATTACCAAGCCTGGTGGGATGACCTGTACGGAAGGTCAAGCTAAGGGAATCCCTATGCTCTTCTATAAAGCCATTCCCGGCCAGGAAGAGAAGAATTGCCAATACTTTGTTGAGCTTGGTTTAGCAGAAGTGTTGGATGCCACCGTAGTGAACAAATGGTTCTCGATGCTGCTTCGTGAATATGCAGACCTGGAAGAGCAGCGCAGACGCAGGCTTGCACCGGACCGCCATCAGCCGAGCAATTGCGCTACAACTGTACTGGAGATGCTGGGCAAAACAGCAGATAGGGCTAGAGAAGCCCAAGGTTTACGGGCACAAGCCCGAAATGAAGAACCTGTATATCTGACACCTTAAGGAACAGAATAACAAAAAAGCAGGCAGTCCGAGTTTCTCTGGACCTGCCTGCTTTTTTTGTTATGATCGCCGTGAGATTAATTAGACTTCTATACTCTCCCCCGCCTTAAGTGGAAAGCCTTCGATTCCCTCCTGCTTCAGACGGTCACAGAAATCAGCACCGTCCTGAGCTATAGCAGGGAACGTATTATAATGCAAGGGAATGACCTTCTCTGCCCGTAGCCAGCGTGCAGCCAGCAACGCATCATCAGGTCCCATAGTCAGCATATCACCGATGGGCAAGGCGGCAATATCAATTGCATTTCTTTCTCCAATCAGACGCATATCTCCGAATAATGCTGTATCACCAGAGTGGAATAAAGTTTTGCCCTCAATCGTCAACAGAATGCCCGCAGGCTGCCCGCCGTAAATCCAGAATTCGCCCTCTTGAATAGAAGAAGAATGAAAGGCTTGAGTATATTTGACGGTAATGGCACCATAAGTATGACTGCCGCCAATATTCATATGCTTAACCTTTGCTCCCTTAGCCTGGCAATAGTCCGCAAGCTCATAGACAGCAAATATTGGGCAATCGTTACGTTTGGCGATCTCTAGAGCATCTCCAAAATGGTCGGAATGAGCGTGAGTAAGCAGAACGGCATCTACAGAAATCTCTTCTGGTGAAATACCGGAATTCGGATTACCTGACAAGAAAGGATCAATGATAACTTTGGCACTCTCTGTCTCCACTAGCAGAGCTGAGTGGCCGTAATAGGTGATTTTCATGACTGCTGTTCCCTCCTGATTCATATAGTTTAGTTTACCCTATATATAGCTGAGGCTAACAGATTCGTCAAATCATTTATAAAAAGTATGATCCCCGATCGTCTTGGCATACTCCCGCGAATTCTTCACTGTAAGATCTTGGGCGAGCTTTAGCGACAGGAAGAAATAGGTGTCATCAGTGACTTCTTTCACTCCGGAAAGTGCAGCATTTACTGCCTTTATACTATCTCCATTGGGCGTCACCCGTTCAAACCGTCCGTTCGCTACAGGACTGAACTGGCTTTTTTGAAAGATTACTTTGTATATCGTGTCGGGAAAATTGGCTGACCGCAGCCTATTCAGAACAACGTTGGCGACTGCCACCTTGCCCTGGTACGGTTCGCCTTCCGCCTCTGCCATTACAATCTTCTGCAGCAGAAGCAGGTCTTCTTCGGATACTGCGTATTTCCAGGTGGCCTGACTTTGCTGATCCTGGCTTAATAGCTTCGTCCGTGAGAAGAACAATATTGCGGGGGGATGTTGCTGCGTGATCACGGCCTTTTTGACAACGGCCTGCTTCACTTTTGTTGCTATTGCTGTCTGTTTCTGCACCTTCTGCGCTGCTAGCGAAGTTGTGACTACAGCAGCCTTCACGTGAACACTGGCAGGTTGTGCAGTAGCTGCTTGCGCAAGTTGGTGTCGGCTAACCCATTCCGTTCTTTGTTCCGGCTTCCAGGCGGGACTAAGATGAACGGCTATGTTAGTAAGACTAGAATGAACAGTACTATTTATCTTTGTCCCACTAGATAACGCTACGTGTGGCACAAGAGCAAGCACGGAAGCCCGACCGACTGACTGCAGCTTAACCAATTGAACTTTTTGCAGCTTCCCCTCCGTGACTTGACCAGGATATAGCAAGCTTATAGCAGAGAAACACACTAGGATCACGCCAACAAGTAGCGCAATACAGCGGTTTTGTTTAAATATTAACATTTTATTCCTCCTATTTTACGGCACATTCCTATTTGTATGTAACCGAAAATGGAAGCTTTGAAAACTTTCCTGTCGATTTTTTTAGAAAAATGTTATGTTTTCAATAATTTCATACATAGGAATGGCATGCATCATGGTAGCATACACCATAATACTATCGATCGTCCAGTAACTGCCTATAAGGCTAGACTCCACTTCAACCTCCTGCATACGCAAGTCTTGAAGCCAGTCAGCACTAAAAGGAGTGTCGCCGCGGTATTTTCGAGCCATGGTAAGATGGGGATTATATTCCCTCGCTTCGGCCGTAAATCCCAAGGGAAGTGTAGCCAAAGTTACTTTCTGCTGCAGCTGTTTCAGCTTGTCCATATCCCCGGAAAGACCCGCCCATAATACTCGTGGAGCAGCCGGGGTACCAAATGTCCCCCACTCCTGTAACGTCAATTCAAAGGGTGTACTTTCCGCAGCCACCTGCTTCAGCGCCTTGATTATAGCAGGAATATCCTCCACAGGGGTGTCACCCAAAAATTGCAGCGTAATATGATAATCCTCAGGAAATGTCCATTTGGCAAACCGCAATTGTTGTGACAAGCGGTTGCTGATGCGTCCCATAGCTTCACGAACCTCAGCAGGTAATTTGATTGCAACGAACAGACGCTCGGTTTGGTTGGCAGGTTTCTTCATTTCCATCGCAATTTCACCTTTTCGAGTAGATTTGTTATCCTTAAACCTATACATTGTCCACATTTATTAAATAGTATACCGGGAGGGAAACAACTTGACTAAATCCATCATCTATTTTCAGCCACTTACATCTCAGCAGCAAGAGAGTATTAGAGCCGTTGCCCCAGGTTATACATTACTACAGGGAAACTCCAAGAATCCTGATCTGCAGCAACTTGGAGAGGCGGAAATTGTCATCGGCTGGGCCAAAGGCATCAGCGATACACTGCTGCGCCCAGATTCAGCACTCCGCTGGCTGCAGACCTGGTCTGCCGGAATTGAGAAGCTACCGCTTGAACGCTTGGCAGAACGTGGCATTCTCCTAACCAATGCCACTGGAGTTCATGCCGAACCCATCTCAGCAGTGATCTTTGGCTTCATGCTGCTCTTTACACGGAACCTGCATATAGCAGTTCGCAATCAACAGAACCGCCTGTGGCACTCGGATGGCAGTGAAAGCGAGCTCTCCGGCAA comes from Paenibacillus sp. 19GGS1-52 and encodes:
- a CDS encoding TetR/AcrR family transcriptional regulator, whose amino-acid sequence is MAVIDRRQQVLKAATKSFSLFGYKATTMDQVAKIANVGKGTIYTFFTNKEQLFDEILRDVTLEMKSIAEREIKRDKPFFDNLHRVLDALLDFRSEHELFIKLSQENREVGTPQAQEGLDKIENVVLEYLEREVEFAIRQGEIKPCDSKIISMVMFRLYIVLTAVLNKIHEPLSKEEIKTYFHLFLAEGLAL
- a CDS encoding glycosyltransferase; protein product: MRKKRVLLFSEGFGTGHTGAAYALAEGIKLLNPDVQCRVIELGKFLNPTVAPWILSAYRKTVSSQPKLVGMMYKTQYDKSLNRLTKLALHRIFYTHASQVIEQLKPDLIICTHPIPGAVISRLKRRGLNVPLYTLITDYDAHGSWVNSEVNGYLVSTPRVKSILTGRGIAPELVTVTGIPVHPKFWERSNKTLLRKELGLSDIPTVLIMGGGWGLMFGKKIMNSLTARMGEIQLIFCMGSNDKLVAKMRANPLLQHPNVKILGYSSEINKLMDASDLLITKPGGMTCTEGQAKGIPMLFYKAIPGQEEKNCQYFVELGLAEVLDATVVNKWFSMLLREYADLEEQRRRRLAPDRHQPSNCATTVLEMLGKTADRAREAQGLRAQARNEEPVYLTP
- a CDS encoding metal-dependent hydrolase, which translates into the protein MKITYYGHSALLVETESAKVIIDPFLSGNPNSGISPEEISVDAVLLTHAHSDHFGDALEIAKRNDCPIFAVYELADYCQAKGAKVKHMNIGGSHTYGAITVKYTQAFHSSSIQEGEFWIYGGQPAGILLTIEGKTLFHSGDTALFGDMRLIGERNAIDIAALPIGDMLTMGPDDALLAARWLRAEKVIPLHYNTFPAIAQDGADFCDRLKQEGIEGFPLKAGESIEV
- a CDS encoding cell wall hydrolase, whose protein sequence is MLIFKQNRCIALLVGVILVCFSAISLLYPGQVTEGKLQKVQLVKLQSVGRASVLALVPHVALSSGTKINSTVHSSLTNIAVHLSPAWKPEQRTEWVSRHQLAQAATAQPASVHVKAAVVTTSLAAQKVQKQTAIATKVKQAVVKKAVITQQHPPAILFFSRTKLLSQDQQSQATWKYAVSEEDLLLLQKIVMAEAEGEPYQGKVAVANVVLNRLRSANFPDTIYKVIFQKSQFSPVANGRFERVTPNGDSIKAVNAALSGVKEVTDDTYFFLSLKLAQDLTVKNSREYAKTIGDHTFYK
- the thpR gene encoding RNA 2',3'-cyclic phosphodiesterase, with amino-acid sequence MEMKKPANQTERLFVAIKLPAEVREAMGRISNRLSQQLRFAKWTFPEDYHITLQFLGDTPVEDIPAIIKALKQVAAESTPFELTLQEWGTFGTPAAPRVLWAGLSGDMDKLKQLQQKVTLATLPLGFTAEAREYNPHLTMARKYRGDTPFSADWLQDLRMQEVEVESSLIGSYWTIDSIMVYATMMHAIPMYEIIENITFF